From Chloroflexota bacterium, a single genomic window includes:
- a CDS encoding LysR family transcriptional regulator — MELHQLEYFVAITETGSFSRAAQRCNVAQPSLSQQIIKLEHEIGQSLFDRLGRKVVLTEVGKRLLPRANAILGKLQEIKVDLQTEIQDGCGTLAVGFIPTIAPFVLPRVIHRFSQEFPNTTLEVHEGLTEELVQKIIDADLDVGITSLPIKNKLIRTEELLVEPLLVASTQKFEIASRAVIQVKELDDFPFIALSEVHCLGEQVQSFCYQQDLELNIVCHTSQLVTVQNCIALGLGVSLVPQALALSDTSGDIIYRTVSGIAPKRKIAAATHAKRNQSFLACKFIEIVRSEYPPN; from the coding sequence ATGGAACTCCACCAACTCGAATATTTTGTCGCTATCACCGAAACGGGCAGTTTCAGCCGGGCGGCCCAACGCTGCAATGTGGCGCAGCCATCCCTCAGCCAACAAATCATCAAGCTCGAACATGAGATCGGGCAGTCCCTTTTTGACCGTTTAGGACGCAAAGTAGTGCTGACCGAAGTGGGAAAACGGCTGCTGCCGCGCGCCAACGCGATCCTGGGAAAATTGCAGGAAATAAAAGTGGATCTTCAAACTGAAATTCAAGATGGCTGCGGTACCCTGGCGGTGGGATTCATCCCCACAATTGCCCCGTTTGTGCTGCCGCGCGTCATCCACCGCTTCAGCCAGGAATTCCCCAATACCACCCTCGAAGTTCACGAAGGCCTGACGGAGGAACTGGTCCAAAAGATCATCGATGCCGATCTGGATGTGGGCATCACCAGTTTACCGATCAAGAATAAACTAATCCGCACCGAGGAGTTGCTCGTCGAACCCTTGTTAGTTGCCTCCACGCAAAAATTTGAAATTGCGTCGCGGGCTGTCATTCAGGTCAAAGAATTAGATGATTTCCCCTTTATTGCTTTGAGTGAAGTGCATTGCCTGGGTGAACAAGTGCAATCCTTCTGTTACCAACAAGATCTGGAATTAAACATCGTTTGCCATACTTCACAACTGGTCACCGTCCAAAATTGCATTGCCCTGGGGTTGGGCGTATCCCTGGTGCCGCAAGCTTTGGCTCTCAGCGACACATCTGGAGACATCATTTATCGAACCGTTAGCGGCATCGCTCCGAAACGTAAAATCGCGGCTGCTACGCATGCCAAGCGGAACCAGTCGTTTCTGGCTTGCAAATTTATAGAGATCGTTAGATCAGAATACCCCCCTAATTAG
- the pfkB gene encoding 1-phosphofructokinase yields the protein MNNIYTLTLNPAVDRELTVPAIEFDSVLRASDWQVDFGGKGFNVSRMLKSLGTASAALGFAGGKSGELLKDGLEALGIGTDFVWVDGETRTNVSIVTEAHDRFVKVNEPGPTISAAEQLSLIEKVRQLSQPDDWWVLAGSLPPGIASDFYTHLIEIIQGAGARALLDTSGEALSQGCMVGPFLVKPNDVEIQKITGLPVENQTQIVEAALVLQEMSVSNVVVSLGKQGALLVTPDGHWLVKSPPIEERNPIGAGDSLVGGLVWGLSQGMPVVEALRWGAACGAAAASLSGTAVGSPSLVKQLVALAEVHQI from the coding sequence ATGAATAATATCTACACGCTGACCCTCAACCCGGCTGTCGACCGCGAATTGACCGTCCCGGCTATCGAGTTCGATTCGGTGCTGCGGGCATCGGATTGGCAAGTGGATTTTGGCGGCAAGGGCTTCAATGTCTCGCGGATGCTCAAATCGCTAGGAACCGCCAGTGCGGCTTTAGGCTTTGCCGGGGGCAAAAGTGGCGAATTGCTCAAAGACGGTCTCGAAGCCCTCGGCATCGGCACCGATTTCGTCTGGGTAGACGGCGAGACGCGCACCAACGTCAGCATTGTCACCGAGGCGCATGACCGCTTTGTCAAAGTCAATGAACCTGGGCCTACTATTTCCGCCGCCGAGCAACTGTCGTTAATCGAAAAAGTCCGCCAACTGAGCCAACCCGATGACTGGTGGGTGTTGGCGGGCAGCCTGCCGCCGGGCATAGCGTCTGATTTTTATACTCATCTCATCGAGATTATCCAGGGCGCGGGCGCCCGCGCCCTCCTCGACACCAGCGGGGAAGCCCTGTCACAGGGCTGCATGGTTGGCCCGTTCCTGGTAAAACCTAATGATGTTGAGATTCAAAAAATCACCGGGTTGCCCGTGGAGAATCAAACGCAAATTGTCGAAGCAGCTCTGGTTTTGCAAGAGATGAGTGTATCCAATGTAGTTGTTTCATTGGGTAAGCAGGGTGCGTTGCTTGTAACACCGGATGGACACTGGCTGGTAAAAAGTCCTCCGATCGAAGAGCGCAACCCCATCGGCGCGGGCGATTCCTTGGTTGGGGGGCTGGTTTGGGGATTGAGCCAGGGGATGCCTGTGGTGGAGGCTTTGCGCTGGGGAGCAGCTTGCGGTGCGGCCGCGGCCAGCCTCAGCGGGACAGCGGTCGGCTCTCCCAGCTTAGTCAAGCAACTGGTTGCGCTGGCAGAAGTTCATCAAATTTGA
- a CDS encoding zinc-binding dehydrogenase: TDVPASIKKLVEVTEAQVITKNGVQPEEYAALAAELTEGAGFDDIVALEPSSATAVSEISRQIARRGTMNMVGTNPLDGLVDADVGRLHYDYIAFLGNTGADIAASYGETRNRCELQANGSTVFIGAGGPMGQMHVQRAIEMPDGPRLLIATEVNANRLEALRERFIPLAKQHGRELHVINPVDSDQTLYDFVMGLTNRQGVDDVVVSVPVAGLMAEAATLMNPNGMLVLFAGVPNGTMAPLDLSNVYLHNAQYTGTSGLTIHDQAAVLQRANEGALSPGRMVAAIGGMQAGLDAIDGVINSSYPGKIVIFPQIQALPLMGLDELAEKLPEVAKKLGPGNVWTAEAEAVLIESHWQPAK; this comes from the coding sequence ACCGATGTACCAGCCTCTATAAAAAAACTGGTTGAAGTAACTGAAGCGCAAGTCATCACAAAAAATGGCGTACAGCCCGAAGAATACGCAGCCCTCGCTGCTGAGCTAACAGAAGGCGCAGGCTTTGACGATATCGTCGCCCTCGAGCCAAGCTCTGCCACAGCCGTTAGCGAGATTTCCCGTCAAATTGCTCGTCGTGGCACCATGAATATGGTCGGAACCAACCCGCTGGATGGCCTCGTCGATGCTGATGTCGGACGTTTACATTATGACTATATCGCCTTCCTCGGGAACACAGGGGCAGATATTGCCGCCTCGTATGGCGAAACGCGCAACCGCTGTGAATTGCAGGCCAATGGTTCCACGGTATTCATCGGTGCGGGCGGCCCAATGGGCCAGATGCACGTTCAACGCGCTATCGAAATGCCAGATGGCCCGCGCTTGTTAATTGCTACCGAGGTTAACGCAAATCGCCTGGAAGCTTTGCGAGAGCGTTTTATTCCACTGGCCAAACAACATGGCCGTGAGTTGCATGTCATCAACCCCGTTGACTCGGACCAAACGCTATACGATTTCGTCATGGGCCTGACGAATCGTCAGGGCGTAGATGATGTTGTGGTCAGTGTGCCCGTAGCTGGGCTGATGGCAGAAGCTGCCACGTTGATGAATCCTAATGGTATGTTGGTTCTCTTCGCGGGAGTTCCCAACGGCACCATGGCCCCGCTCGATTTGAGCAATGTTTACCTGCACAATGCACAATACACTGGCACCTCGGGCCTGACAATCCACGATCAGGCTGCGGTTTTGCAGCGCGCCAACGAAGGCGCACTCTCTCCGGGGCGTATGGTGGCAGCCATCGGCGGGATGCAAGCGGGCCTGGATGCCATTGATGGTGTCATCAACAGCAGCTACCCCGGCAAGATCGTCATCTTCCCCCAAATTCAAGCTTTACCCTTGATGGGTCTGGATGAACTTGCCGAAAAATTGCCCGAAGTCGCTAAAAAACTCGGCCCTGGCAACGTTTGGACGGCTGAAGCTGAGGCTGTTTTGATTGAATCGCACTGGCAGCCTGCCAAATGA
- the fbp gene encoding class 1 fructose-bisphosphatase — MLTNKIITIERFLLDTQPDYARGDLTALLYDLALAAKIIASQTRRAGLLDILGLADNVNVQGEEQRKLDVYADDVVVRLNDHTGRLCAMVSEERDDWIPIPAKHPKGHYVLVFDPLDGSSNIDTNISIGTIFGIYRALDDERRGRLEDCLQPGRDMVAAGYILYGTSTMLVYSVGQGVHGFTLDPAWGEFLLSHEGIRFHDSPKYYSFNHASVERWSKPMKQYVDWLSASQDPILSQRYLGSMVADFHRNLIHGGVFGYPDEYNKPDGKIRLLYEAAPLAFLAEQAGGYGSDGKQSLLDIQPTDIHQRTPVFIGNRTLVEKAETFLAGLKP, encoded by the coding sequence ATGCTAACCAATAAAATAATAACTATCGAACGTTTCTTGCTGGATACCCAACCGGATTATGCCCGTGGGGATCTCACGGCCTTGTTGTACGATCTGGCCTTAGCTGCCAAGATCATTGCTTCTCAAACCCGCCGGGCTGGCTTGCTCGATATTCTGGGTTTGGCAGACAATGTTAATGTTCAGGGCGAAGAACAACGCAAACTGGATGTCTATGCCGACGATGTTGTTGTGCGCCTGAACGACCACACCGGACGCCTATGCGCCATGGTTTCTGAAGAGCGCGATGATTGGATCCCAATCCCCGCGAAACACCCCAAGGGGCATTATGTGCTGGTGTTTGACCCCCTGGATGGTTCCTCGAATATTGATACCAACATCAGCATCGGCACCATATTTGGGATTTATCGTGCCCTTGACGATGAGCGCCGCGGCCGCCTGGAAGATTGCCTGCAACCCGGACGGGATATGGTCGCTGCGGGATACATTCTCTACGGAACCAGTACCATGTTGGTTTATAGTGTCGGACAGGGAGTGCATGGCTTTACGCTTGACCCAGCCTGGGGAGAATTTTTGCTCTCGCACGAGGGGATTCGTTTCCACGATTCGCCCAAATATTACAGCTTCAACCATGCTTCTGTGGAGCGCTGGAGCAAGCCGATGAAGCAATACGTTGATTGGCTCTCTGCTTCCCAAGACCCAATTCTGTCACAACGTTATCTTGGCTCGATGGTCGCCGACTTCCATCGAAACCTGATCCACGGCGGGGTATTCGGATATCCCGATGAATATAACAAGCCGGATGGCAAAATTCGCCTGCTATATGAAGCCGCGCCCCTGGCTTTCCTGGCCGAACAGGCTGGCGGCTATGGATCAGACGGCAAACAATCGCTGCTGGATATTCAACCGACAGATATTCATCAGCGCACCCCCGTTTTTATTGGCAACCGTACTCTGGTTGAGAAAGCCGAAACCTTCCTCGCTGGGTTGAAGCCGTAA